TCGGCATCGGCCTGGAGCAGAAGAGTGGCGACGGTGTGGCGCAGTTTGTGGGGTGAGACGCCGGGACGCACGTTTGGGACCGCCGTCAAGAGCCGGCGCAGGAGGTACCGGACCCCTGATGGTGAAAGAGGTGCACCCCGCCGGTTCAGGAAGAGGCGGTCGGGCAGCGGCCCTTTGCCGCCGGGCCGCAGCTGCCGCCGCTGGACAAGGTACGCCTGCAGTACCCGGACGAGGTCGTCGCGCAAGGGCACCAGGCGTTCCTTGCCGCCCTTGCCGAAGAAGCGGACGGCGCCGGCCGCAAAGTCCAGGTCGTCGATTCGCAGCCCCAGAAGCTCGCCGAGACGGCACCCGGTGTACAGGAACGTGGCGACCAGGGCACGGTCCCGCACCGGGTCAGGGCCCACCTCTGCAGCAGCGTCCAGGAGAGCAGCCGCCTCTTCGGCGGTCAGAAAGACCGGCAGGCGCCTGGGCAGCTTGGGGGTATGCAGGCGCTCCGCCGGGCTTGCCTCCAGGAGCCGCTCCTCCACGAGAAACCTGTAGAACCCCCGGATAGCGCTCACCTTGCGGGCACGGGTCGGCGCCTGGTTCTGGCGCTCGTCGTACACGTACTCCAGGAAGCCTCTCAGAAGGTACTCGTCGGCGTCGAGGAGGGTTCGCTGCTGCTCCCGGCAATAGCGCTGCAGCAGGCGCAGGTCTCCAATGTAAGCCTGCGCCGTACGCCGGCTGAGTCCCCGCTGGACCAGCAGGTGCCGGTAGTAGCGTTCCAGCAAGGGATCCTGGTCAGAAGCGTCGCGCGCCGGGGCAAGCGCCGCGGGGCCCGCGCTGTAGGCGTCTTGCGGAACAGGGCCGGTGCCGGGCTTCTTCCGGTGAGGCTGCCTCGTGCTCATCGCCTCATCTGTTCGGCGCTGTTGCACCCTGGCCTGCGGGGAGGACCAGCCGGGGCTGCAGCTTTTCATGCGGACCGATACCCGGTTTGGGATTGCACTGCGCTAAATAGACATTTAGCGCAGTAGAGCAGATTCCTTCCGGGCCGGAACGAGCTGGTGGGCCGCAAAAGCCTCATGGGGCTGGTCGGCGGTCATGTGCCGCCGGCCCGCCGGCGTTTGGCAGGGCCCCCTCGGGGTTCTGGTAGCCCTGCAGGCGAAGGGCCTCGGCGTATTCGGGGTGCAGCACCCAGCGGCCCGCCTCCAGCACGTAGCGGCCCCACGGCCAGACAATGAGCGCATCCGTCGTCAGCGCAAGGACGTCGGGGGCCGGCGATGCCCAGGTGTACGCCGCCAGCGCGGCGGTCACCACGATTGCGGCTCCGGCGTCACGCACGGCCCGTGCGGCCATCGCCAGCGTCTCGCCGGTGTCTGCGATCTCGTCCACGACGGCGACGCGGCGACCCGCCAGCGCCTGGCCCGGAGGCTGCAGCCACACCGGATGGCGTTCGACGACGCGGTCTCCCCTTCTCCGTGAGAGGCTGACGGGGAAGAGGTCGATTCGGAGGTTCAGGGCTACCTGGGTGGCGGCAATCAACCCGCTGCGGGCGATCCCCACCACCCCGTCGATCTCGCGCACCGCCAGCGCCTGGGCCACTCTGCGGCACAGGCTCTCGAACTCGTTCCACGTCACCGGCCGGATGCCCCGGCGGCTGGCGTAGTCGTACGGCGTGGCGCCAGGTTCGCCCAAATGACAGTGCCCTTCTTCCCTGACTTCGCTTTGCGCCGTACTGGCGCCCCGGCCCAAAACAGGCCCCGGCCCAGCACAGGCCGTCCCTATAACTGCCCGGCCATCCGGTGCCGCTGGTGCTCCTTCAGCATGCACCGGTCCACGACCACCCGCAGCCCCGCCTGGCGCGCCCGCTCGGCGGCCTGTTCGTGGACGACACCTTCCTGCAGCCAGACGGCCTTCGCACCCACGGCGATGGCGTCCTCGACCAACTGGGGAACGTGCTCCGGCCGGCGGAACACGTCCACGACGTCGATGGGTTCAGGCACGGAACGCAGATCAGGGTAACTCTTCTCGCCGAGCACCTCGGAGACCGTGGGGTTTACCGGGATGATGCGGTAGCCCTGGCGCTTCAGGTAACTGGCCACGTTGTGGCTGGGACGGGACGGGTCGGGCGACAGTCCCACCACGGCCACTGTTCGGGCGGTCTTCAGGATCTCCAGCGCCTCGTCCTGCATCGAGTCGCGGCCCTCCCTCCGCGGTGCGGTGCACCGGAAGCCTGGATTGGACAGAGGAGGCGAAACGCCTCCCTACATTATGGCGCCGGCGCGGCGGGCCGCGGGGCCCCCTCTCCCCCAGCGAAACGCAATCCGGCTCGTGCTCGTCGTTCAAACGAACCCGGCCGCTGTTGAATCTTCGCTGCGAGAAAATCTCTTCACTTCGCGCAAATTCTCTTGATCATCCGCCCCGTGCTCCTCTATACTGTTGGCACCGTTACAACCGTGAGTCCAGTCGCGCAGGTTGCAGGGAGGGAGAGCGATGGGCATTCCGGTTTGCGGTAACGACGGCGCCCAGCTTCGAGACCGCGCTGCCGCTGAAGTGGCCCACCTCGAACGGCAATGGGCGGAGGACCCGCGCTGGCGCGGAATCCGGCGGGACTACTCCGTAGACGATGTGGTGAGCCTGCGGGGTTCCGTCCGAATTCATCACACGCTGGCCCGTATGGGGGCCGAGCGTCTTTGGGAGCTGCTCCACACCGAACCCTACGTGGCAACTTTCGGCGCCATGACGGGCGCACAGGCGGTCCAGATGGTGAAGGCCGGCCTCAAGGCCATCTACGTCAGCGGCTGGCAGGTGGCGGCCGACGCCAACGTGGCCGGCCAGACGTACCCCG
This portion of the Bacillota bacterium genome encodes:
- a CDS encoding tyrosine-type recombinase/integrase encodes the protein MSTRQPHRKKPGTGPVPQDAYSAGPAALAPARDASDQDPLLERYYRHLLVQRGLSRRTAQAYIGDLRLLQRYCREQQRTLLDADEYLLRGFLEYVYDERQNQAPTRARKVSAIRGFYRFLVEERLLEASPAERLHTPKLPRRLPVFLTAEEAAALLDAAAEVGPDPVRDRALVATFLYTGCRLGELLGLRIDDLDFAAGAVRFFGKGGKERLVPLRDDLVRVLQAYLVQRRQLRPGGKGPLPDRLFLNRRGAPLSPSGVRYLLRRLLTAVPNVRPGVSPHKLRHTVATLLLQADADLRTIQELLGHASLATTQRYTHVLNRRLKEQLNRLPY
- a CDS encoding phosphoribosyltransferase, yielding MGEPGATPYDYASRRGIRPVTWNEFESLCRRVAQALAVREIDGVVGIARSGLIAATQVALNLRIDLFPVSLSRRRGDRVVERHPVWLQPPGQALAGRRVAVVDEIADTGETLAMAARAVRDAGAAIVVTAALAAYTWASPAPDVLALTTDALIVWPWGRYVLEAGRWVLHPEYAEALRLQGYQNPEGALPNAGGPAAHDRRPAP
- a CDS encoding CoA-binding protein codes for the protein MQDEALEILKTARTVAVVGLSPDPSRPSHNVASYLKRQGYRIIPVNPTVSEVLGEKSYPDLRSVPEPIDVVDVFRRPEHVPQLVEDAIAVGAKAVWLQEGVVHEQAAERARQAGLRVVVDRCMLKEHQRHRMAGQL